Proteins co-encoded in one Candidatus Pelagibacter sp. RS40 genomic window:
- a CDS encoding aspartate-semialdehyde dehydrogenase, producing MDIAIVGATGNVGRKTLEVLQQKNLNIDNLYLVASPNSAGKQLEFNGKKYSIENLETYDFTKAKITFFAAGGKISEQYAEKAAKHTTVIDNSSYFRMDPDVPLIVPQVNAKDIQNMKKNIIANPNCSTAQLVLVLKPLHDLFRIKRVIVSTYQSVSGGGKAPMNELLQQTKMYLENKEIKSKNFTKQIAFNIIPHIDNFSEDGYTKEELKMTNETKKILDARIELSATCVRIPVLVSHSESVNIEFEQEFSLEKIKDVLNNAPGCSLIDKRENGGYVTPIEATGKNETFISRIREDKSKKNCLNLWIVSDNLLRGAALNSVEIAEVIINNN from the coding sequence ATGGATATTGCAATTGTAGGGGCAACAGGAAACGTAGGTCGTAAAACTTTAGAAGTTTTACAACAAAAGAATTTAAATATTGATAACCTCTATTTGGTTGCATCACCAAACAGCGCTGGAAAACAATTAGAATTCAATGGAAAAAAGTATTCAATAGAAAATCTAGAGACTTATGATTTTACTAAAGCAAAAATAACTTTCTTTGCAGCAGGTGGAAAAATTTCTGAACAGTATGCAGAAAAAGCTGCAAAACACACAACTGTAATTGATAATTCTAGTTATTTTAGAATGGATCCAGATGTTCCATTAATAGTTCCTCAAGTAAACGCAAAAGATATTCAGAACATGAAAAAAAATATAATTGCCAATCCTAATTGTTCCACAGCACAGTTAGTTTTAGTATTAAAGCCTTTGCATGATTTATTTAGAATTAAAAGAGTTATAGTATCTACCTACCAATCGGTTTCGGGAGGAGGCAAAGCCCCAATGAATGAATTGTTACAACAAACTAAAATGTATTTAGAAAACAAAGAAATTAAATCAAAAAATTTTACAAAACAAATTGCATTTAACATAATTCCACACATTGATAACTTTTCAGAAGATGGTTATACAAAAGAGGAATTAAAAATGACTAATGAAACAAAAAAAATTTTAGATGCAAGAATTGAACTGTCGGCAACATGTGTGAGAATACCAGTCTTAGTATCTCATTCAGAATCTGTAAATATTGAATTTGAACAAGAATTTTCTTTAGAGAAAATTAAAGATGTTTTAAATAATGCTCCAGGTTGTTCTCTCATAGATAAAAGAGAAAATGGTGGATATGTAACACCAATTGAGGCTACGGGAAAAAATGAGACTTTTATTTCTAGGATCAGAGAGGATAAATCAAAAAAAAATTGTTTAAATCTCTGGATTGTTTCAGATAATCTTCTTCGTGGGGCGGCATTAAATTCTGTCGAAATTGCAGAAGTTATTATAAATAATAATTAA
- a CDS encoding dimethylsulfoniopropionate demethylase encodes MKTFSIAKSRRLRSTPYTSRIEEQGVTAYTTYNHMLLPAAFGSLEDSYHHLKESVQVWDVAGERQVEINGKDSAKLVQLMTCRDLSKSKDGRCYYCPIIDDKGGIINDPVVLRLSSDRWWLSIADSDVLLFAKGLAIGNNFSVNIFEPDVNIIAVQGPKSFKLMEKIFGEKITQLKFFGFDYYDFKGTKHLIARSGWSKQGGYEIYVEHTKSGLDLYDTLFEKGKDLDVKPGCPNLIERIESALLSYGNDIDINDNPLECGFDKFVNVDSDINFLGKEKLIKIKSEGVSKKLMGVKLDLKKINITESIDIMDENNNLIGELRSGCYSPYFDQVIGIAMLNKPNWNANQAIKIKINDQAFDGKVCDLPFI; translated from the coding sequence ATGAAAACATTCTCTATAGCTAAATCAAGAAGATTAAGAAGTACTCCTTATACCTCTAGAATAGAAGAACAAGGAGTTACAGCATATACAACATATAATCATATGTTGCTACCAGCTGCTTTCGGATCACTTGAAGATTCCTATCATCATTTGAAAGAGTCTGTTCAAGTTTGGGACGTTGCAGGAGAACGACAAGTTGAGATAAATGGAAAAGATTCAGCAAAGCTAGTCCAGCTTATGACATGTAGAGATCTATCAAAATCTAAAGATGGTAGATGTTACTACTGTCCAATTATAGATGACAAAGGTGGAATAATAAATGATCCAGTAGTTTTAAGACTAAGTTCAGATAGATGGTGGCTATCTATAGCAGATTCAGATGTTTTACTTTTTGCAAAAGGACTGGCCATTGGTAACAATTTTTCTGTAAATATTTTTGAACCAGATGTGAATATAATAGCTGTTCAAGGACCAAAATCTTTTAAATTAATGGAAAAAATATTTGGTGAAAAAATTACTCAACTAAAGTTTTTTGGATTTGATTATTATGATTTTAAAGGAACAAAACATTTAATTGCTCGATCAGGCTGGTCTAAGCAAGGTGGATACGAAATATATGTTGAACATACTAAATCTGGATTAGATTTATACGATACTTTGTTTGAGAAAGGTAAAGACCTTGATGTAAAACCAGGCTGTCCCAATTTAATAGAAAGAATTGAGAGTGCACTTTTATCTTATGGAAATGATATTGATATAAATGACAATCCCTTGGAGTGTGGTTTTGATAAATTTGTAAATGTGGATAGTGATATTAATTTTTTGGGAAAAGAAAAATTGATAAAAATTAAGTCTGAGGGTGTAAGTAAAAAGTTAATGGGAGTAAAATTAGATTTGAAAAAAATAAATATAACAGAATCGATTGATATAATGGATGAAAATAATAATCTAATTGGTGAATTAAGATCTGGATGTTATTCACCCTATTTTGATCAAGTCATTGGAATAGCTATGCTAAATAAGCCAAATTGGAATGCTAATCAGGCAATAAAAATAAAAATTAATGATCAAGCTTTTGATGGAAAAGTTTGTGATTTACCTTTTATTTAG
- a CDS encoding acyl-CoA synthetase has product MNKYNQNLDKNDANFVPLTPLSFLERAKDIYPDYVGIVYEDRSYTWSEIYKRCIKFASALEKIGIGEGDTVSVMACNTPEIFEAHYSVPMTGGILNTINIRLDAKTVSYILDHSEAKVLIVDRQFHAVVNKALETAKNKPLIIDIQDKFADQSLLKKIGEKEYEEFLNTGDENFQWKRPKDEWQAISLSYTSGTTGNPKGVVYHHRGSYLMSTGSAVAWNMPARLNFLTVVPMFHCNGWCYPWTIPMLNGKTVCLRNIDIKKIFELIEEHKITHFGGAPIVLNMITGASEKDQKKLGHKVYVLTAGAPPPSIIFKKMQALGFEVMHVYGLTETYGHILQCAWNDQWNDLDEDKQNEIKARQGVRYPNTEDVMVMDPETLEPVPKDGKTMGEIMIKGNVVMKGYFKDKEATDKAMAGGWFHSGDLAVAHPDGYIKIQDRSKDIIISGGENISSIEIENTLAKHPAVSIAAVVAKPDEKWGEVPCAFIEKVQDKETSEKELIDFCKETLAGFKVPKKIEFCELPKTSTGKIQKFELRKKAKE; this is encoded by the coding sequence GTGAATAAATACAATCAAAATCTTGATAAAAACGATGCAAATTTTGTTCCATTAACTCCATTAAGTTTTTTAGAAAGAGCTAAGGATATTTATCCTGATTATGTAGGAATAGTTTATGAAGACAGATCATATACTTGGTCTGAAATATATAAAAGATGTATAAAATTTGCGAGCGCATTAGAAAAAATTGGAATTGGTGAAGGAGATACCGTCTCTGTAATGGCTTGTAATACGCCTGAAATTTTTGAGGCTCACTATTCAGTTCCGATGACTGGTGGAATATTAAATACAATTAATATTCGTTTAGATGCAAAAACAGTCTCATATATTTTGGATCATAGTGAAGCAAAAGTATTAATTGTAGATAGACAATTTCATGCTGTTGTGAATAAAGCTTTAGAAACTGCTAAAAATAAACCTCTCATAATTGATATCCAAGATAAATTTGCTGATCAATCACTACTAAAAAAAATTGGAGAAAAAGAATACGAAGAATTTTTGAACACTGGAGACGAAAACTTTCAATGGAAAAGACCCAAAGATGAGTGGCAGGCAATATCATTGAGTTACACCTCGGGTACTACTGGAAATCCTAAAGGTGTTGTATATCATCATAGAGGCTCATATTTAATGTCTACTGGAAGTGCTGTTGCGTGGAATATGCCTGCTAGGCTCAATTTTTTAACTGTTGTTCCAATGTTTCATTGTAATGGTTGGTGCTATCCATGGACAATACCAATGTTAAATGGAAAAACGGTTTGTCTTAGAAATATTGACATAAAAAAAATTTTTGAATTAATCGAAGAGCATAAGATAACACATTTTGGTGGCGCCCCAATTGTGTTGAATATGATTACTGGAGCATCAGAGAAAGATCAAAAAAAGTTAGGTCACAAAGTATATGTTCTAACAGCAGGAGCACCTCCTCCAAGTATTATATTTAAAAAAATGCAAGCACTAGGCTTTGAAGTAATGCATGTATATGGACTTACTGAAACATATGGACATATTTTACAGTGTGCTTGGAATGATCAATGGAATGATTTAGACGAGGATAAACAAAATGAAATTAAAGCACGTCAAGGTGTTAGATACCCTAATACAGAAGATGTCATGGTTATGGATCCAGAAACCTTAGAACCCGTTCCAAAAGATGGAAAAACAATGGGCGAAATAATGATTAAAGGAAATGTTGTCATGAAAGGATATTTTAAAGATAAGGAAGCAACAGATAAAGCTATGGCAGGAGGTTGGTTTCACTCGGGTGACCTAGCTGTTGCTCATCCTGACGGCTATATAAAAATTCAAGATAGATCAAAAGATATAATTATTTCTGGGGGTGAAAATATATCTTCAATTGAAATTGAAAATACTTTAGCTAAGCACCCAGCAGTTTCAATAGCTGCAGTTGTTGCAAAGCCTGACGAAAAATGGGGCGAAGTTCCATGTGCATTTATTGAAAAAGTTCAAGATAAAGAAACAAGCGAGAAGGAATTAATTGATTTTTGTAAAGAAACTTTAGCAGGATTTAAAGTACCAAAGAAAATTGAATTTTGTGAATTACCAAAAACTTCAACAGGAAAAATTCAAAAATTTGAACTTAGAAAAAAAGCTAAGGAATAA
- a CDS encoding acyl-CoA dehydrogenase family protein, which yields MTIYSAPIDDMMFLFEHLKDNKEYNEIEKNKEVTSDLVKNILEEAAKINQDLILPLAKVGDEKPCIYENGVVRTPPGYKEVYSKFIEDGWVSLSCDPEYGGQGMPKTVSAFFDEMLSSSSLSFKLYSELSIGAYNCLKTHGSEEIKNKYLPKIVEGKWSGTMCLTEPQCGTDLGLIKTKAVKNGNGYKISGQKIFITSGDHDLTENIIHLVLARTTDAPKGTRGISLFLVPKYEINDDGSVGSRNGVNTVSIESKMGIKGSATCVLSFDEAKGYMIGPENKGLNSMFTMMNLERIIVGIQGLGISETAYQTALSYAKERKQGKSNENKNGDTDLIIQHADIRRSLMNMKSIIEGERALSFWMAQQIDVSLNHNDQNVKKKAGEMVSLMTPVIKSFFTDMAMDITNEAIQIFGGYGYTKDQGIEQLFRDNRITPIYEGTNSVQAIDFVFRKVSQKNIFTNFLSLIDEEIKLCKSIDKIKDKTLILENLKDILIDFTKWMDPEGNTPKDDISASCNDYLKYFGYTSLAFVWLKVLRKSYENHSANKEFYDDKINTGNYYFDKIVPRADSHYKSAISGSKYTMSAKFN from the coding sequence ATGACAATTTATTCAGCTCCCATAGACGATATGATGTTTCTTTTTGAACATCTAAAAGACAATAAAGAATATAACGAAATAGAAAAAAACAAAGAAGTTACATCAGACCTAGTAAAAAATATATTAGAAGAGGCTGCGAAAATAAATCAGGATTTAATTCTTCCATTAGCAAAAGTTGGTGATGAAAAACCATGCATTTACGAAAATGGAGTTGTAAGAACACCTCCAGGTTATAAAGAAGTGTATTCAAAATTTATAGAAGATGGGTGGGTATCTTTATCTTGTGACCCTGAGTATGGCGGACAAGGAATGCCAAAAACTGTCAGTGCATTTTTCGATGAAATGTTGTCTTCTTCTAGCTTGTCATTTAAACTTTACAGCGAATTGAGTATTGGAGCTTATAACTGTCTTAAAACTCATGGATCAGAAGAGATTAAAAATAAATATCTTCCTAAAATAGTAGAGGGGAAGTGGAGCGGTACAATGTGTTTGACAGAACCTCAGTGTGGTACGGATTTAGGACTTATAAAAACAAAGGCTGTAAAAAATGGAAACGGCTACAAGATAAGTGGACAAAAAATTTTTATAACTTCTGGTGATCACGATCTAACAGAAAATATAATTCATTTAGTTTTAGCTAGAACAACAGATGCACCTAAAGGCACAAGAGGTATAAGTTTATTTCTAGTTCCTAAGTATGAAATAAATGATGATGGTTCAGTAGGTTCGAGAAACGGAGTTAATACAGTGTCTATTGAATCTAAAATGGGAATTAAAGGTTCAGCAACTTGTGTACTAAGTTTTGATGAAGCGAAAGGTTATATGATTGGTCCTGAAAATAAAGGACTAAACTCAATGTTTACTATGATGAATTTAGAGAGAATTATTGTCGGAATTCAAGGTTTAGGAATTTCAGAAACAGCTTATCAAACTGCCTTAAGTTATGCAAAAGAGAGAAAACAAGGCAAGTCAAATGAAAATAAAAATGGGGATACAGACTTAATAATTCAGCACGCTGATATTAGAAGAAGTTTAATGAATATGAAATCGATTATTGAGGGAGAAAGAGCCTTATCGTTTTGGATGGCACAACAAATTGATGTCAGTTTAAATCATAACGACCAGAATGTTAAAAAAAAAGCGGGTGAAATGGTTTCATTAATGACTCCTGTTATTAAGTCTTTTTTTACCGATATGGCGATGGATATTACTAATGAGGCTATTCAAATATTTGGTGGATACGGATATACCAAAGATCAAGGTATAGAACAATTATTCAGAGATAACAGAATTACCCCTATCTACGAAGGTACAAATTCCGTTCAAGCCATAGATTTTGTATTTAGAAAAGTCAGCCAAAAAAATATATTTACTAATTTTTTATCTTTAATTGATGAAGAAATTAAGCTTTGTAAATCAATTGATAAAATTAAAGATAAAACATTAATTTTAGAAAATTTAAAAGATATCCTAATAGACTTTACCAAATGGATGGATCCAGAGGGCAATACACCAAAAGATGACATTAGCGCATCATGCAATGATTATTTGAAGTACTTTGGTTATACATCTTTAGCATTTGTTTGGTTAAAAGTTTTAAGAAAAAGTTATGAAAATCATTCAGCTAATAAAGAATTTTATGATGATAAAATAAATACTGGCAATTATTATTTTGATAAAATTGTACCTAGGGCTGATAGTCATTACAAATCAGCGATTTCTGGTAGCAAATACACAATGAGTGCTAAGTTTAACTAA
- the leuB gene encoding 3-isopropylmalate dehydrogenase: MIKIKKRKFLLLPGDGIGPEVIAEVKKIINWFNTNKSLDFEIDEDLAGGASYDKHGTPITDEVFYKALECEAVILGAVGGPKWDNLEFSKKPERALLKLRKELKLFANLRPAICFKQLVDASTLKPEIVSGLDIMIVRELTGGIYFGEPRGIKPIDNGERKGINTHTYTTSEIERVAKVAFDLARKRKNKVTSCEKSNVMEAGLLWKEDVQALHDREYKDVELSHMLADNCAMQLLRNPKQFDVIVTDNLFGDMLSDEASMLTGSLGLLPSASLGAKNKDGEMRAMYEPIHGSAPDIAGKGLANPIATILSFAMALRYSLDLDKEADLLEKSVQDVLDKGLRTKDIMSQGTKEVSTSQMGDAIIACLQN; this comes from the coding sequence ATGATTAAAATTAAAAAAAGAAAATTTCTGTTGCTTCCAGGTGATGGTATTGGTCCTGAAGTAATTGCTGAAGTCAAAAAAATTATAAATTGGTTTAACACAAATAAATCTTTAGACTTCGAAATTGATGAAGATTTAGCTGGCGGGGCATCATATGATAAGCATGGTACTCCAATTACAGATGAGGTTTTTTATAAAGCATTAGAGTGTGAGGCGGTTATTTTAGGAGCTGTAGGTGGTCCTAAATGGGATAATCTAGAATTTTCAAAAAAACCTGAAAGAGCTTTACTAAAATTAAGAAAGGAACTTAAACTTTTTGCAAATTTAAGACCTGCAATCTGCTTTAAGCAATTAGTCGATGCTTCTACTCTAAAGCCAGAAATAGTTTCTGGTCTAGACATCATGATTGTAAGAGAGCTGACCGGTGGAATTTACTTTGGAGAACCTCGAGGTATTAAACCAATAGATAATGGAGAGAGAAAAGGAATAAATACTCATACATATACAACGAGTGAAATAGAAAGAGTTGCAAAAGTAGCTTTTGATCTTGCTAGAAAACGAAAGAACAAAGTAACATCATGTGAAAAATCAAATGTCATGGAGGCAGGATTGCTTTGGAAAGAAGATGTTCAAGCTTTACATGATAGAGAATATAAAGATGTAGAATTAAGTCATATGTTAGCTGATAACTGTGCTATGCAATTACTTAGAAATCCTAAACAATTTGATGTTATTGTAACAGATAATTTATTTGGCGATATGCTTTCGGATGAAGCTTCCATGTTAACAGGATCTCTTGGATTATTACCCTCAGCATCACTTGGTGCAAAAAATAAAGATGGCGAAATGAGAGCAATGTATGAACCTATTCATGGTTCAGCTCCGGATATCGCTGGTAAAGGTCTTGCAAATCCTATTGCTACTATATTAAGTTTTGCAATGGCATTAAGATATTCTCTTGATTTAGATAAAGAAGCTGATTTGTTAGAAAAATCAGTTCAGGACGTTTTAGACAAGGGTTTAAGAACAAAAGATATTATGTCTCAAGGCACTAAGGAAGTATCCACCTCACAAATGGGTGATGCAATCATTGCCTGTTTGCAAAATTAA
- the leuD gene encoding 3-isopropylmalate dehydratase small subunit — MKKFDTLESIPAYLPIVNIDTDMIIPKQFLKTIKRTGLGKNLFFEMRYDETGKEIENFILNNEPYTNSKILIAGKNFGCGSSREHAPWALLDFGITCVISSSYADIFYNNCFKNGILPITISEEQIKQISEYSTRKEKILIDLKDQKIVFGNNEIKFELDEFKKKCLIEGLDDIALSLEKSDKIDSFEKKLKSSKPWIFND; from the coding sequence ATGAAAAAATTTGATACGTTAGAGAGTATACCCGCATATCTTCCAATAGTTAATATTGATACAGATATGATAATCCCAAAACAGTTTTTAAAAACAATTAAAAGGACTGGTTTAGGAAAAAACCTTTTCTTTGAAATGAGATATGATGAAACAGGTAAAGAAATTGAAAATTTTATACTTAATAACGAACCTTATACAAATTCTAAAATTTTAATAGCTGGTAAAAATTTTGGCTGCGGTTCATCAAGAGAACATGCACCATGGGCTTTATTAGATTTTGGTATTACTTGCGTAATTAGCTCAAGCTATGCTGATATATTCTATAATAACTGTTTCAAAAATGGAATTTTACCAATCACCATCAGTGAAGAGCAAATAAAACAAATTTCAGAGTATTCAACCAGAAAGGAAAAAATTTTGATTGATCTTAAAGATCAAAAAATAGTTTTTGGTAATAATGAAATAAAATTTGAGTTAGATGAGTTCAAAAAAAAATGTTTAATTGAGGGTTTAGATGACATTGCTTTATCTCTAGAGAAATCAGACAAAATTGACTCCTTTGAAAAAAAACTAAAGTCTTCAAAACCTTGGATTTTCAATGATTAA
- the leuC gene encoding 3-isopropylmalate dehydratase large subunit, translating into MSQTIYDKIWEEHLVHEQDDGTSLLFVDRHLIHEVTSPQAFEGLRNTNRKVRQPRLTLAVADHNVPTTDRSKGISDEDSRIQVETLEKNCKEFGIQLFGMDDKRQGIVHIIGPEQGFTQPGNIIVCGDSHTATHGAFGALAFGIGTSEVEHVLATQTLVQKKSKNFRINVNGSLPIGVTSKDVILQIIGKIGTAGGTGYVIEYAGNLISSLSVEQRMTICNMTIEGGARAGLIEPDTKIFNYLKGKPMSPKGESWDKAIEYWSKLKTDKNAHFDKEITLDGAEIKPMVTWGTSPQDVVEIDGKVPNPDNENDEDRKNSITRSLNYMGLKPNTNIKDIKIDKVFIGSCTNGRIEDLRDAAKILKDKKIASHVNAIIVPGSGLVKEQAEQEGLDKIFKQSGFEWREPGCSMCLAMNADKLKPEERCASTSNRNFEGRQGRGGRTHLVSPGMAAAAAISGNLDDVRKYEN; encoded by the coding sequence ATGTCACAAACTATTTACGATAAAATTTGGGAAGAGCATCTTGTTCATGAACAAGATGATGGTACATCTCTACTATTTGTCGACAGACATTTAATTCATGAGGTAACCAGTCCCCAAGCATTTGAGGGTCTGAGAAATACAAACAGGAAAGTAAGGCAACCTAGATTAACACTTGCGGTTGCAGATCATAATGTTCCAACTACAGATAGATCTAAAGGAATTTCAGACGAGGATTCGAGAATTCAGGTAGAAACTCTTGAGAAAAATTGTAAGGAATTTGGTATCCAATTATTTGGAATGGATGATAAGAGACAAGGTATTGTTCATATAATTGGTCCTGAACAAGGCTTTACCCAACCAGGAAACATAATTGTCTGTGGTGATAGTCATACTGCTACACATGGTGCATTTGGTGCTTTAGCGTTTGGAATAGGTACTTCTGAAGTTGAACATGTGCTCGCAACACAAACCTTAGTTCAAAAAAAATCTAAAAATTTTAGAATAAATGTAAATGGTAGTTTACCTATAGGTGTAACATCAAAAGACGTAATTCTTCAAATAATTGGTAAAATTGGTACCGCAGGTGGAACAGGATATGTAATTGAGTACGCAGGAAATTTAATTTCAAGTTTAAGTGTCGAGCAAAGAATGACAATTTGCAATATGACCATAGAGGGAGGGGCAAGAGCTGGCCTTATCGAACCTGACACAAAAATTTTTAATTATCTGAAGGGGAAACCAATGTCACCGAAAGGTGAAAGTTGGGACAAAGCTATTGAGTATTGGAGTAAATTGAAAACTGATAAGAATGCTCACTTTGATAAAGAGATAACATTGGATGGCGCTGAAATAAAACCAATGGTTACATGGGGTACATCACCCCAAGACGTTGTTGAAATAGATGGCAAAGTTCCTAATCCTGATAATGAAAATGATGAGGATAGAAAAAACTCAATTACAAGATCTTTAAATTATATGGGTTTAAAACCTAATACTAACATTAAAGATATTAAAATTGATAAAGTATTTATAGGCAGCTGTACAAATGGAAGAATAGAGGACCTCAGAGATGCTGCTAAAATTTTAAAAGATAAGAAAATTGCTTCACACGTTAATGCTATTATTGTGCCTGGCTCTGGGTTAGTAAAAGAACAAGCAGAGCAAGAAGGTTTAGATAAAATTTTTAAGCAATCTGGTTTTGAGTGGAGAGAGCCGGGTTGTTCGATGTGCCTTGCTATGAATGCCGATAAACTTAAGCCTGAAGAAAGGTGTGCCTCGACCTCAAATAGAAATTTTGAGGGAAGACAAGGAAGAGGTGGAAGAACTCATTTAGTTAGCCCAGGTATGGCAGCTGCTGCTGCAATATCTGGAAATTTGGATGATGTAAGAAAGTACGAAAATTAA
- the rplS gene encoding 50S ribosomal protein L19 — MKNIEEINQSIVKKIVSERKHPDFFPGDIVKVGVRITEGKRDRIQYFEGVCIAKKNRDINSSFTVRKISFGEGVERTFALYSPIVDTIKVVRSGKVRRAKLYYLRDRTGKSARIAEKIKKKIGIDIETKIQQVTEENVLPATDENSKEVPKSDASSDAAKKEVVAEAPKEEVKKEAVAEAPKEEIKKEEQKQESPAEKK, encoded by the coding sequence ATGAAAAATATTGAAGAAATCAATCAATCCATTGTAAAAAAAATTGTTTCTGAGAGAAAACATCCTGATTTTTTTCCAGGAGATATAGTAAAAGTTGGAGTAAGAATTACCGAAGGTAAAAGAGACAGAATACAGTATTTTGAAGGAGTGTGTATTGCAAAAAAAAATAGAGATATAAACTCATCTTTTACTGTTAGAAAAATTTCATTTGGTGAAGGTGTTGAGAGAACATTTGCATTGTACAGTCCAATTGTTGATACAATTAAAGTTGTAAGATCTGGAAAGGTAAGAAGAGCAAAACTTTATTATCTAAGAGATAGAACAGGTAAATCAGCAAGAATAGCTGAAAAGATTAAAAAGAAAATTGGAATTGATATAGAAACAAAAATTCAACAAGTAACTGAAGAAAATGTTTTGCCAGCAACAGATGAGAATTCAAAAGAAGTTCCAAAATCTGATGCAAGCTCCGATGCAGCTAAAAAAGAAGTAGTAGCAGAAGCTCCAAAAGAAGAAGTTAAAAAAGAGGCAGTAGCAGAAGCTCCAAAAGAAGAAATTAAAAAAGAGGAGCAAAAACAAGAAAGTCCCGCAGAGAAAAAATAA
- the trmD gene encoding tRNA (guanosine(37)-N1)-methyltransferase TrmD: protein MFKSRVFTLYPDYFPGYLEKGLFGKAMKEKIWSLEIVDIRNYAEDKHKTVDDTPYGGGDGMIMKADVLARSLDKNLPQDEKIIYLSPKGKIFDHNCAKRFSEFESINFICGHFEGIDQRIIDSRNIEEISIGDFVLSGGETAVFVVLDAILRFVPGVLGNVNSSKNESFENGLLEYPQYTKPQIFEQKGVPEVLLSGDHAKIKDWRLSQSEAITRDRRPDLWEKYKKTKKN, encoded by the coding sequence ATGTTTAAGTCTCGAGTATTCACTTTGTATCCAGACTATTTTCCAGGCTATTTAGAAAAAGGATTATTTGGCAAAGCTATGAAGGAAAAAATTTGGAGTTTAGAAATTGTGGATATTAGAAATTATGCTGAGGATAAGCACAAGACAGTTGATGATACACCGTATGGTGGTGGTGATGGTATGATAATGAAAGCAGATGTATTAGCAAGATCATTGGATAAAAATTTACCACAGGATGAAAAAATAATTTACCTTAGCCCAAAAGGAAAAATTTTTGATCATAATTGTGCAAAAAGATTTTCAGAATTTGAATCAATTAATTTTATATGTGGTCATTTTGAGGGCATTGATCAAAGGATAATTGATAGCAGAAATATAGAGGAAATAAGTATTGGAGACTTTGTTTTGTCTGGAGGTGAAACAGCTGTATTTGTGGTTCTTGATGCGATTTTAAGATTTGTTCCTGGTGTTTTAGGCAATGTGAACTCATCTAAAAATGAAAGTTTCGAAAATGGTCTTTTGGAATATCCTCAATATACTAAACCTCAAATTTTCGAGCAAAAAGGTGTGCCAGAAGTGTTATTATCAGGAGATCATGCCAAAATTAAAGACTGGCGTTTATCACAATCTGAGGCTATAACACGCGACCGAAGACCAGATTTGTGGGAAAAATATAAGAAGACTAAAAAGAACTAA
- the rpsP gene encoding 30S ribosomal protein S16, producing the protein MLKMRLSMGGTKKRPVYKIVVADSRFPRDGRFIEKLGFFNPLLPKEKKERVGLDQERIKYWLSQGAQPTTRVARILGENQIIEMPANGNNPIKAVPKKERNKKDGEGAEAKTETKSDNNAEAPKKDATSETPKNEDTKEAPKAEAAPEAPKGEEKK; encoded by the coding sequence ATGTTAAAAATGAGATTATCAATGGGTGGTACGAAAAAAAGACCTGTTTATAAAATTGTTGTTGCTGACAGTAGATTTCCAAGAGATGGAAGATTTATTGAAAAGCTAGGTTTCTTTAATCCGTTACTTCCAAAGGAAAAAAAAGAAAGAGTAGGACTAGACCAAGAGAGAATTAAATATTGGTTAAGTCAAGGAGCGCAACCAACAACTAGAGTTGCCAGAATTCTTGGTGAGAACCAGATAATCGAAATGCCAGCTAACGGAAATAACCCTATTAAAGCAGTTCCTAAAAAAGAAAGAAACAAAAAAGATGGTGAAGGAGCGGAAGCAAAAACTGAGACGAAATCAGATAATAATGCAGAAGCACCTAAAAAAGATGCTACAAGCGAAACACCAAAAAATGAAGATACCAAAGAAGCTCCTAAGGCTGAAGCTGCTCCAGAAGCACCAAAGGGAGAAGAAAAAAAATAA